A stretch of Mastomys coucha isolate ucsf_1 unplaced genomic scaffold, UCSF_Mcou_1 pScaffold1, whole genome shotgun sequence DNA encodes these proteins:
- the Pogk gene encoding pogo transposable element with KRAB domain isoform X3, protein MNLENPEMESPAYPLNLILKEEQKEGEIEIQELEDGSIDTQKVQICSEGAWVPALFDEVAIYFSDEEWEVLTEQQKALYQEVMRMNYETVLSLEFPFPKPDMISRLEREEECPNSDEWRLQGVTFAENEESDFRTPVWASPMNATSHFPQPQHFNSFGLRLPQDITELPEWSEGYPFYMAMGFPGYDLSADDLASKFQFSRGMRRSYDAGFKLMVVEYAESTNNCQAAKQFGVLEKNVRDWRKVKPQLQNAHAMRRAFRGPKNGRFALVDQRVAEYVRYMQAKGDPITREAMQLKALEIAQEMNIPEKGFKASLGWCRRMMRRYDLSLRHKVPVPQHLAEDLTEKLVTYQQSVLALRRTHDYEVAQMGNADETPICLEVPSRVTVDNQGEKPILVKTPGREKLRITAMLGVLADGRKLPPYIILRGTYIPPGKFPSGMEIRCHRYGWMTEDLMQDWLEVVWRRRTGAVPKQRGMLILNGFRCHATDSVKSSMESMNTDMVIIPGGLTSQLQVLDVVVYKPLNDSVRAQYSNWLLAGNLALSPTGNAKKPPLGLFLEWIMVAWNSISSESIVQGFRKCHISSNLEEEGDVLWEIEGELPKEPPKECGPESVTEGD, encoded by the exons ATTTTTCGGATGAGGAGTGGGAAGTTCTGACAGAGCAACAGAAAGCCCTCTACCAGGAAGTCATGAGGATGAATTATGAAACTGTCCTGTCCCTGG AATTCCCATTCCCCAAGCCAGATATGATCAGTCGgctggaaagggaagaggagtgTCCTAATTCTGATGAGTGGCGGCTCCAGGGAGTAACCTTTGCAG AAAATGAAGAATCTGACTTTAGGACTCCAGTTTGGGCAAGCCCGATGAATGCCACCTCCCATTTTCCTCAACCTCAGCACTTCAACAGCTTTGGCCTGCGTCTGCCTCAGGACATCACTGAACTGCCTGAGTGGAGTGAGGGCTACCCCTTCTATATGGCCATGGGCTTCCCCGGGTATGACCTCTCAGCTGACGACTTAGCCAGCAAGTTTCAGTTCAGTCGTGGCATGCGCCGCAGTTATGATGCAGGGTTCAAGCTGATGGTGGTGGAGTACGCTGAGAGCACCAATAACTGTCAGGCTGCCAAGCAGTTTGGGGTGTTGGAAAAAAATGTTCGAGACTGGCGCAAAGTGAAGCCACAGCTCCAAAATGCTCATGCCATGCGGCGCGCATTCCGAGGCCCCAAGAATGGAAGATTTGCTCTGGTAGACCAGCGAGTGGCTGAGTATGTCAGATATATGCAGGCCAAAGGGGACCCCATTACTAGGGAGGCAATGCAGTTGAAAGCTCTTGAAATCGCACAGGAAATGAACATTCCAGAGAAAGGGTTCAAGGCAAGTCTGGGCTGGTGTCGAAGAATGATGAGAAGGTACGACCTGTCTCTGAGGCATAAAGTGCCAGTCCCTCAGCACCTGGCCGAGGACCTGACTGAGAAGCTCGTCACTTACCAGCAGAGCGTGCTTGCTCTGCGCCGGACACATGACTATGAAGTGGCACAGATGGGCAACGCAGATGAGACTCCCATCTGCTTAGAAGTACCCTCTAGAGTGACTGTTGACAACCAGGGTGAAAAGCCCATCTTGGTCAAAACACCAGGCAGGGAGAAATTGAGGATCACAGCCATGCTGGGGGTCTTGGCTGATGGCAGGAAGTTACCACCTTACATCATTTTGAGGGGGACATACATCCCCCCTGGGAAGTTTCCCAGTGGCATGGAAATCCGCTGCCACCGCTATGGATGGATGACTGAGGACTTGATGCAAGACTGGTTGGAAGTTGTGTGGAGGCGGAGAACTGGAGCTGTGCCAAAACAACGAGGGATGTTGATCCTAAATGGCTTCCGGTGCCATGCCACTGACTCTGTGAAGAGTTCCATGGAGAGCATGAACACAGACATGGTGATCATCCCAGGGGGCCTGACCTCACAGCTGCAGGTGCTGGATGTGGTTGTCTACAAGCCACTGAATGACAGTGTTCGGGCCCAGTATTCCAACTGGCTTCTGGCTGGGAACCTGGCACTGAGCCCCACTGGAAATGCTAAGAAGCCACCCCTGGGCCTCTTCCTGGAGTGGATCATGGTTGCATGGAACAGCATCTCAAGTGAATCAATTGTCCAGGGGTTCAGAAAGTGCCACATCTCCAGCAACTTAGAGGAAGAAGGTGACGTCCTCTGGGAAATCGAGGGCGAGTTGCCCAAAGAACCACCAAAGGAATGTGGTCCTGAAAGTGTGACTGAGGGTGACTGA
- the Pogk gene encoding pogo transposable element with KRAB domain isoform X4: MESPAYPLNLILKEEQKEGEIEIQELEDGSIDTQKVQICSEGAWVPALFDEVAIYFSDEEWEVLTEQQKALYQEVMRMNYETVLSLEFPFPKPDMISRLEREEECPNSDEWRLQGVTFAENEESDFRTPVWASPMNATSHFPQPQHFNSFGLRLPQDITELPEWSEGYPFYMAMGFPGYDLSADDLASKFQFSRGMRRSYDAGFKLMVVEYAESTNNCQAAKQFGVLEKNVRDWRKVKPQLQNAHAMRRAFRGPKNGRFALVDQRVAEYVRYMQAKGDPITREAMQLKALEIAQEMNIPEKGFKASLGWCRRMMRRYDLSLRHKVPVPQHLAEDLTEKLVTYQQSVLALRRTHDYEVAQMGNADETPICLEVPSRVTVDNQGEKPILVKTPGREKLRITAMLGVLADGRKLPPYIILRGTYIPPGKFPSGMEIRCHRYGWMTEDLMQDWLEVVWRRRTGAVPKQRGMLILNGFRCHATDSVKSSMESMNTDMVIIPGGLTSQLQVLDVVVYKPLNDSVRAQYSNWLLAGNLALSPTGNAKKPPLGLFLEWIMVAWNSISSESIVQGFRKCHISSNLEEEGDVLWEIEGELPKEPPKECGPESVTEGD; this comes from the exons ATTTTTCGGATGAGGAGTGGGAAGTTCTGACAGAGCAACAGAAAGCCCTCTACCAGGAAGTCATGAGGATGAATTATGAAACTGTCCTGTCCCTGG AATTCCCATTCCCCAAGCCAGATATGATCAGTCGgctggaaagggaagaggagtgTCCTAATTCTGATGAGTGGCGGCTCCAGGGAGTAACCTTTGCAG AAAATGAAGAATCTGACTTTAGGACTCCAGTTTGGGCAAGCCCGATGAATGCCACCTCCCATTTTCCTCAACCTCAGCACTTCAACAGCTTTGGCCTGCGTCTGCCTCAGGACATCACTGAACTGCCTGAGTGGAGTGAGGGCTACCCCTTCTATATGGCCATGGGCTTCCCCGGGTATGACCTCTCAGCTGACGACTTAGCCAGCAAGTTTCAGTTCAGTCGTGGCATGCGCCGCAGTTATGATGCAGGGTTCAAGCTGATGGTGGTGGAGTACGCTGAGAGCACCAATAACTGTCAGGCTGCCAAGCAGTTTGGGGTGTTGGAAAAAAATGTTCGAGACTGGCGCAAAGTGAAGCCACAGCTCCAAAATGCTCATGCCATGCGGCGCGCATTCCGAGGCCCCAAGAATGGAAGATTTGCTCTGGTAGACCAGCGAGTGGCTGAGTATGTCAGATATATGCAGGCCAAAGGGGACCCCATTACTAGGGAGGCAATGCAGTTGAAAGCTCTTGAAATCGCACAGGAAATGAACATTCCAGAGAAAGGGTTCAAGGCAAGTCTGGGCTGGTGTCGAAGAATGATGAGAAGGTACGACCTGTCTCTGAGGCATAAAGTGCCAGTCCCTCAGCACCTGGCCGAGGACCTGACTGAGAAGCTCGTCACTTACCAGCAGAGCGTGCTTGCTCTGCGCCGGACACATGACTATGAAGTGGCACAGATGGGCAACGCAGATGAGACTCCCATCTGCTTAGAAGTACCCTCTAGAGTGACTGTTGACAACCAGGGTGAAAAGCCCATCTTGGTCAAAACACCAGGCAGGGAGAAATTGAGGATCACAGCCATGCTGGGGGTCTTGGCTGATGGCAGGAAGTTACCACCTTACATCATTTTGAGGGGGACATACATCCCCCCTGGGAAGTTTCCCAGTGGCATGGAAATCCGCTGCCACCGCTATGGATGGATGACTGAGGACTTGATGCAAGACTGGTTGGAAGTTGTGTGGAGGCGGAGAACTGGAGCTGTGCCAAAACAACGAGGGATGTTGATCCTAAATGGCTTCCGGTGCCATGCCACTGACTCTGTGAAGAGTTCCATGGAGAGCATGAACACAGACATGGTGATCATCCCAGGGGGCCTGACCTCACAGCTGCAGGTGCTGGATGTGGTTGTCTACAAGCCACTGAATGACAGTGTTCGGGCCCAGTATTCCAACTGGCTTCTGGCTGGGAACCTGGCACTGAGCCCCACTGGAAATGCTAAGAAGCCACCCCTGGGCCTCTTCCTGGAGTGGATCATGGTTGCATGGAACAGCATCTCAAGTGAATCAATTGTCCAGGGGTTCAGAAAGTGCCACATCTCCAGCAACTTAGAGGAAGAAGGTGACGTCCTCTGGGAAATCGAGGGCGAGTTGCCCAAAGAACCACCAAAGGAATGTGGTCCTGAAAGTGTGACTGAGGGTGACTGA
- the Pogk gene encoding pogo transposable element with KRAB domain isoform X5 — MLGHGPRRPSRRRRPLGRENEESDFRTPVWASPMNATSHFPQPQHFNSFGLRLPQDITELPEWSEGYPFYMAMGFPGYDLSADDLASKFQFSRGMRRSYDAGFKLMVVEYAESTNNCQAAKQFGVLEKNVRDWRKVKPQLQNAHAMRRAFRGPKNGRFALVDQRVAEYVRYMQAKGDPITREAMQLKALEIAQEMNIPEKGFKASLGWCRRMMRRYDLSLRHKVPVPQHLAEDLTEKLVTYQQSVLALRRTHDYEVAQMGNADETPICLEVPSRVTVDNQGEKPILVKTPGREKLRITAMLGVLADGRKLPPYIILRGTYIPPGKFPSGMEIRCHRYGWMTEDLMQDWLEVVWRRRTGAVPKQRGMLILNGFRCHATDSVKSSMESMNTDMVIIPGGLTSQLQVLDVVVYKPLNDSVRAQYSNWLLAGNLALSPTGNAKKPPLGLFLEWIMVAWNSISSESIVQGFRKCHISSNLEEEGDVLWEIEGELPKEPPKECGPESVTEGD; from the coding sequence AAAATGAAGAATCTGACTTTAGGACTCCAGTTTGGGCAAGCCCGATGAATGCCACCTCCCATTTTCCTCAACCTCAGCACTTCAACAGCTTTGGCCTGCGTCTGCCTCAGGACATCACTGAACTGCCTGAGTGGAGTGAGGGCTACCCCTTCTATATGGCCATGGGCTTCCCCGGGTATGACCTCTCAGCTGACGACTTAGCCAGCAAGTTTCAGTTCAGTCGTGGCATGCGCCGCAGTTATGATGCAGGGTTCAAGCTGATGGTGGTGGAGTACGCTGAGAGCACCAATAACTGTCAGGCTGCCAAGCAGTTTGGGGTGTTGGAAAAAAATGTTCGAGACTGGCGCAAAGTGAAGCCACAGCTCCAAAATGCTCATGCCATGCGGCGCGCATTCCGAGGCCCCAAGAATGGAAGATTTGCTCTGGTAGACCAGCGAGTGGCTGAGTATGTCAGATATATGCAGGCCAAAGGGGACCCCATTACTAGGGAGGCAATGCAGTTGAAAGCTCTTGAAATCGCACAGGAAATGAACATTCCAGAGAAAGGGTTCAAGGCAAGTCTGGGCTGGTGTCGAAGAATGATGAGAAGGTACGACCTGTCTCTGAGGCATAAAGTGCCAGTCCCTCAGCACCTGGCCGAGGACCTGACTGAGAAGCTCGTCACTTACCAGCAGAGCGTGCTTGCTCTGCGCCGGACACATGACTATGAAGTGGCACAGATGGGCAACGCAGATGAGACTCCCATCTGCTTAGAAGTACCCTCTAGAGTGACTGTTGACAACCAGGGTGAAAAGCCCATCTTGGTCAAAACACCAGGCAGGGAGAAATTGAGGATCACAGCCATGCTGGGGGTCTTGGCTGATGGCAGGAAGTTACCACCTTACATCATTTTGAGGGGGACATACATCCCCCCTGGGAAGTTTCCCAGTGGCATGGAAATCCGCTGCCACCGCTATGGATGGATGACTGAGGACTTGATGCAAGACTGGTTGGAAGTTGTGTGGAGGCGGAGAACTGGAGCTGTGCCAAAACAACGAGGGATGTTGATCCTAAATGGCTTCCGGTGCCATGCCACTGACTCTGTGAAGAGTTCCATGGAGAGCATGAACACAGACATGGTGATCATCCCAGGGGGCCTGACCTCACAGCTGCAGGTGCTGGATGTGGTTGTCTACAAGCCACTGAATGACAGTGTTCGGGCCCAGTATTCCAACTGGCTTCTGGCTGGGAACCTGGCACTGAGCCCCACTGGAAATGCTAAGAAGCCACCCCTGGGCCTCTTCCTGGAGTGGATCATGGTTGCATGGAACAGCATCTCAAGTGAATCAATTGTCCAGGGGTTCAGAAAGTGCCACATCTCCAGCAACTTAGAGGAAGAAGGTGACGTCCTCTGGGAAATCGAGGGCGAGTTGCCCAAAGAACCACCAAAGGAATGTGGTCCTGAAAGTGTGACTGAGGGTGACTGA